Proteins encoded in a region of the Anopheles ziemanni chromosome 2, idAnoZiCoDA_A2_x.2, whole genome shotgun sequence genome:
- the LOC131282904 gene encoding actin-binding protein IPP gives MPPLNSFNGNNCGDIICSLGSQTPSTPSDLSHSQVGGGGGGGGGTVTGPGGSSAKPKFTCPHYAQKMLLNLNALRLDSRFCDVEIKVGGGTTVHAHRAVLSASSAYFEAMFRPELGLSEGKQRTVTLHSIRADILELLVDFIYTGQIEIEQSNVQELLAAADMLQVPEVVDGCCEYLCRELHSTNALGILRFAEAHNCRQLADVAANFVHSNFPKVALEDELLDIPHTLLVKVISSEALRVDSEYQVFNAALRWIQHDVVPRRQYVFEILSHVRIALVPVGLIDQAIADCRDVSLKIALRSVRKDLTSRRGQLVPLRVCPRVCAKKSIYVIGGSRREQSAGWTPTDWIFESVIKYDIFRCEWIESAPMEIGRILPGVAALGGKIYVIGGERGSQILANGEVFDTQNNNWEPMAPMNVPRCEFGLCTLGGTLYAMGGWIGEDIGGSIECYDPMKNAWRMVGDLPEPKFSMGVVSFEGLIYIVGGCNNHSRYLTDLISYNPVTNEWTNLARMPTARCSMGVAILDRHLYVVGGNSSQQEVLRTVERYSFDEDKWSMVSPMTVRRSSPAVAAADGLLYVAGGDQPCEINFYRAQITIASFECFDPITDQWKVCPDLPTSRSEAGAVVV, from the exons ATGCCTCCGCTGAACAGTTTCAATGGCAACAACTGTGGGGACATCATTTGTTCCCTCGGTTCACAAACTCCCAGTACGCCATCGGATTTGTCACACTCTCAGGttggcggaggaggaggaggaggaggaggaacagTGACCGGTCCGGGTGGCAGTAGTGCCAAGCCAAAGTTCACCTGTCCACATTACGCCCAGAAGATGCTGCTCAACCTGAACGCACTTCGGCTGGACTCGCGCTTCTGTGATGTGGAGATCAAAGTTGGCGGCGGAACGACGGTCCACGCCCACCGGGCCGTCCTGAGTGCGAGTTCGGCGTACTTCGAGGCCATGTTTCGGCCGGAGCTAGGACTGAGCGAGGGCAAGCAACGGACGGTCACGCTGCACTCGATACGGGCGGACATCCTGGAGCTGCTGGTCGACTTCATCTACACCGGACAGATCGAAATCGAACAG AGTAACGTACAGGAATTGCTGGCCGCGGCCGATATGCTGCAGGTGCCGGAGGTGGTGGACGGATGCTGCGAATACCTCTGCCGAGAGTTACATTCCACGAACGCGCTCGGTATCTTGCGCTTTGCGGAGGCACACAACTGCCGCCAGCTCGCCGACGTAGCCGCAAACTTTGTCCACAGCAACTTCCCGAAGGTGGCGCTCGAAGACGAACTGCTCGACATTCCGCACACGCTGCTCGTTAAGGTGATATCGTCCGAGGCGCTGCGTGTCGACAGCGAGTATCAGGTGTTTAATGCAGCCCTGCGCTGGATCCAGCATGACGTTGTCCCACGCCGGCAGTATGTGTTCGAGATACTGTCGCACGTTCGCATCGCGCTGGTTCCGGTCGGATTGATCGATCAGGCGATCGCCGATTGTCGCGATGTGTCGCTCAAGATAGCGCTACGCTCGGTGCGGAAAGATCTGACCTCGCGCCGCGGCCAACTGGTGCCGCTGCGCGTTTGCCCGAGGGTTTGCGCAAAGAAAAGCATCTATGTGATTGGTGGGTCGCGGCGGGAGCAGTCGGCCGGTTGGACACCGACCGATTGGATTTTCGAGTCGGTCATCAAGTACGACATCTTCCGCTGCGAGTGGATCGAATCGGCCCCGATGGAGATTGGACGCATACTGCCCGGGGTGGCGGCCCTCGGTGGTAAGATCTATGTGATCGGAGGCGAACGGGGCAGCCAGATACTGGCCAATGGGGAAGTGTTCGACACGCAGAACAACAATTGGGAACCGATGGCACCGATGAATGTGCCGCGGTGCGAGTTTGGACTGTGCACACTGGGCGGCACGCTGTACGCGATGGGTGGATGGATCGGTGAGGACATTGGCGGGTCGATCGAGTGCTACGATCCGATGAAGAACGCGTGGCGCATGGTGGGGGATTTGCCGGAACCGAAATTTAGCATGGGCGTCGTGAGCTTCGAAG GACTTATCTACATCGTTGGCGGATGCAACAACCACTCTAGATATTTAACCGATCTTATAAG CTATAATCCGGTAACGAACGAATGGACCAACCTTGCACGCATGCCAACGGCTCGCTGTTCGATGGGCGTAGCCATTCTTGATCGGCATCTGTACGTCGTCGGTGGAAATAGCAGTCAGCAGGAGGTTCTCCGCACTGTTGAGCGGTATAGTTTCGACGAAGACAAATGGTCCATGGTGTCGCCGATGACGGTCCGTCGTTCCAGTCCCGCCGTCGCTGCCGCCGATGGCCTACTGTATGTTGCTGGTGGTGATCAACCGTGCGAAATCAACTTTTACCGAGCGCAGATTACGATCGCGTCATTCGAGTGCTTCGATCCGATCACGGACCAATGGAAAGTCTGTCCGGATCTGCCGACGAGCAGGTCGGAGGCAGGTGCGGTCGTGGTTTAG
- the LOC131287936 gene encoding nuclear distribution protein nudE homolog has product MEEKLFTSVEEECVYWKERCLKVSQERDDAQREFDDFTAESRQLEAELEMTVEQQEKKIRDLNQLVNQLHTENESYKRKMQYTENETNKIDADYRILAKENEKLKIYIRELEQKNDDLERANRVASESVAEFESMLNQAYEKNALLELEVDEKERMQIKLQRLMDEARDLKQELKVRTLKPEEHAGEKFGENSVEGEVDVSQHEPGPNESTTTIATAVTSGTSTQLNNVSFGDGSETELAGTKLETLNNNLNSSKQSLLVKGSTGKLNDVGRDTKTEGDKTLADVVGDGLSKGTLLLSPGSQLIMERNGNNAPTTALVSSTPSSLSGVNAPMAPSDRVSTLNIVADLLRRLDNMEAKLKAWKIHKPSSRTSKGIPSDRAGSASTMTSNRQSLHNNRETASSLHHSAHAGSGLSSTASSHHLTNNSHLHNHHSNSYQSHLHHHHHHADSNLSLNSLGSGTSGDGATLGGGAANCCGMSSGNVQLHSYQPTTITIGTQTPQTHHQTASSPKVELLRTNK; this is encoded by the exons atggaagaaaaactgttCACCAGCGTCGAAGAGGAGTGCGTGTACTGGAAGGAGCGCTGCCTGAAGGTGTCACAGGAGCGGGATGATGCGCAGCGTGAGTTCGATGACTTCACCGCCGAATCGCGTCAACTGGAGGCCGAGCTGGAGATGACGGTCGAGCAGCAGGAGAAAAAGATCCGCGATCTGAACCAGCTGGTGAACCAGCTGCACACGGAAAATGAGTCCTACAAGCGGAAGATGCAGTAcacggaaaacgaaacgaacaaaatcgATGCGGACTATCGGATTCTAGCGAAGGAGAACGAAAAGTTGAAG aTATACATACGCGAACTTGAGCAGAAAAATGACGATCTGGAGCGAGCGAACCGGGTGGCCAGTGAAAGTGTGGCCGAGTTCGAATCGATGCTGAACCAAGCGTACGAAAAGAATGCCTTGCTCGAGCTGGAGGTGGATGAGAAGGAGCGGATGCAAATTAAGCTGCAGCGATTGATGGATGAGGCGCGCGATTTGAAGCAGGAACTGAAGGTGCGCACCTTAAAACCGGAGGAACACGCAGGAGAAAAGTTCGGGGAAAATTCGGTGGAAGGCGAGGTAGATGTAAGCCAGCACGAGCCAGGACCGAATGAAAGTACGACGACGATTGCCACGGCGGTCACTTCCGGTACAAGCACTCAGCTGAATAACGTTAGTTTCGGTGATGGTTCGGAAACAGAACTGGCTGGGACTAAGCTGGAAACATTGAATAACAATCTAAACAGCAGCAAACAGTCCCTGCTAGTCAAGGGAAGTACGGGAAAATTGAACGATGTTGGGCGTGACACGAAAACCGAAGGTGACAAAACGttggccgatgttgttgggGATGGTTTGTCGAAGGGCACGTTACTGCTATCCCCCGGCAGTCAGCTCATAATGGAACGCAATGGAAATAATGCACCAACTACGGCCCTTGTGTCCAGCACTCCCTCAAGCCTAAGTGGAGTGAATGCACCGATGGCACCGAGCGACCGTGTGTCAACGTTGAACATTGTGGCCGATTTGCTCCGGCGGCTGGATAATATGGAAGCTAAGCTGAAGGCTTGGAAAATACACAAACCTTCATCGCGAACAAGTAAGGGGATTCCGTCGGACCGTGCAGGTTCTGCTAGCACGATGACGTCGA accgacAGTCGCTACACAACAACCGCGAGACCGCGTCCAGTCTACACCATAGTGCGCACGCCGGTTCAGGACTTTCCTCGACAGCGAGCAGTCACCATCTCACAAACAACTCGCATCTACACAATCACCATAGCAACAGTTACCAAAGCCATctgcaccatcatcaccatcacgccGACAGTAATCTTTCCCTCAATTCGCTCGGTTCGGGCACGAGTGGAGACGGTGCGACACTGGGCGGCGGTGCGGCAAACTGCTGCGGCATGAGCAGTGGCAACGTGCAGCTTCACTCTTACCAAccgaccaccatcaccattggTACGCAAACGCCCCAAACACACCACCAGACTGCTTCCTCCCCCAAGGTGGAGCTTCTGCGAACGAACAAGTGA
- the LOC131293127 gene encoding uncharacterized protein LOC131293127: MCNFLEAWMLPDDNFYPISMVNLFIPDQKQTVIVVSSTEQVFSVVVSDFDDAIGGKTDHFPFAKCDPETNIGAICGLKSVGTNVVVETANGKLMIHDYVENKLGCIESYSEIRPTEQGPDNRRLFVVSQKEERTVLEVTDTTNGFSAYSVSKSYVIAAECIDSRAKFSLRCFTVNETNQRFLGDFLGFSKFTNGEEVIVIAIYNQLFWLQQRSEGDCDLITVRCFSSNVVGFEFSECSICLTVLLEAGVLVVFNQSLHPDTVLVSNSFVYLQAPIEAHAFDKANNSFLYSNGLTTHRVRYHFSEETKQLVTETEDIPVCGVVAITLIENREIALLLTENRQFYTLPCTGNNRDIGQNSSRMVTLRKEMRGVTKRVTKILTDEVEYDKRLGQAIQYEHSHFNVLALYRNKDVFSRLSLFELSFHLEMPATQSNTVLINGSSKEAPLAFASVKIKVNLGFFNLLMEQKRWTVCLEYDEFVAMYPVQETFDAQGMFHATVFLCQSQLASGLPTFRASLFASIQNGGGNLLLNIPVPTSPSKPENDAGLFIRKMETKTSAQETPSDSQKLVHQNNAQAVECIDRRILTYCIQNDHSKTKAISFSSALENNNMDTWSVIAKPVSVGWQREKEVLFLKTHHPVALDLVKRFLLSYDEYSAEMKQREEKLKAMFLELQDVTTHEAIVGLFKRSRCSDITVD; this comes from the exons atgtgtAACTTTTTGGAAGCCTGGATGCTGCCAGACGATAATTTCTATCCAATTTCTATGGTGAACCTCTTCATTCCCgaccaaaaacaaacggtgATAGTAGTTTCTAGCACAGAACAAGTATTTTCGGTCGTAGTCAGTGATTTTGACGATGCAATTGGTGGAAAAACTGACCATTTCCCATTTGCCAAGTGCGATCCGGAGACGAACATCGGTGCAATATGCGGTTTAAAAAGTGTAGGGACgaatgttgttgttgaaacaGCGAATGGAAAATTGATGATACACGATtatgtggaaaacaaactaGGCTGCATTGAAAGCTACTCCGAAATCAGGCCTACGGAACAGGGACCCGATAATCGTCGGCTGTTCGTTGTGAGTCAAAAGGAAGAACGGACCGTTTTGGAAGTCACGGACACAACGAATGGATTTTCTGCGTACAGCGTTTCGAAAAGTTACGTGATCGCTGCCGAATGCATTGATTCTCGAGCTAAATTTTCCCTTAGATGCTTCACCGTTAATGAAACAAATCAACGATTTTTGGGCGACTTTCTCGGTTTCTCCAAATTTACCAACGGCGAGGAAGTGATAGTGATTGCAATTTACAATCAACTTTTCTGGCTACAGCAACGCAGCGAAGGCGACTGCGATTTGATAACTGTGCGGTGTTTCTCTTCGAATGTGGTCGGATTTGAATTTTCCGAATGTTCCATCTGCTTGACGGTACTGCTTGAAGCTGGCGTTCTGGTCGTGTTTAATCAATCACTACATCCGGACACAGTGCTTGTCTCAAACTCCTTTGTGTATCTGCAAGCTCCGATCGAAGCCCATGCATTTGATAAAGCAAACAACTCGTTCCTCTATTCCAATGGGCTAACCACGCACCGTGTACGGTATCATTTTTCGGAGGAAACTAAACAGCTTGTAACCGAAACGGAGGATATTCCTGTCTGTGGCGTAGTAGCGATCACGTTGATAGAAAACAGAGAGATCGCACTGCTGCTAACGGAAAACCGTCAATTTTATACACTTCCATGTACTGGTAACAACCGGGATATTGGCCAAAACTCATCGAGAATGGTAACACTTCGCAAAGAAATGCGAGGCGTAACGAAACGGGTGACGAAAATACTTACGGATGAAGTTGAGTACGACAAGCGGCTGGGCCAGGCGATTCAGTACGAGCATTCCCATTTTAACGTTTTAGCCTTGTACCGTAACAAGGACGTATTTAGCAGGCTTTCACTTTTTGAGTTATCATTTCATCTGGAAATGCCGGCAACCCAATCAAACACAGTGTTGATAAATGGAAGCAGCAAGGAAGCTCCACTTGCCTTTGCCAGTGTAAAAATAAAGGTGAATCTGGGATTTTTCAATCTGTTGATGGAACAAAAACGTTGGACAGTTTGCTTGGAATACGATGAATTTGTTGCGATGTACCCGGTTCAAGAAACTTTCGACGCACAAGGTATGTTCCATGCGACGGTGTTTTTGTGCCAGAGCCAGCTCGCATCTGGTTTGCCAACGTTTCGGGCGTCCCTGTTTGCGTCAATACAAAACGGTGGTGGTAATCTACTGCTTAACATTCCGGTACCAACGAGTCCCTCCAAGCCGGAGAACGATGCTGGGCTTTTtataagaaaaatggaaacaaagaCATCTGCACAAGAAACCCCCTCAGACTCGCAGAAACTTGTGCATCAAAACAATGCGCAAGCGGTTGAATGTATCGATAGGCGTATTCTTACTTACTGTATTCAGAATGACCATTCGAAGACGAAAGCAATAAGCTTTTCAAGCGCTCTCGAAAACAACAATATGGACACTTGGTCTGTGATCGCGAAGCCAGTCAGCGTTGGCTggcaaagggaaaaggaagTGCTTTTCCTAAAAACCCACCATCCGGTGGCCCTTGATCTGGTGAAACGATTTTTGCTATCGTACGATGAGTACAGCGCTGAAATGAAGCAAAGGGAGGAGAAATTAAAG GCAATGTTTTTGGAGCTACAGGATGTTACCACCCACGAGGCCATCGTCGGACTGTTTAAGAGATCTCGATGTAGCGACATAACTGTAGATTAA
- the LOC131293126 gene encoding protein Atossa gives MHSGSSISPKHPAIPVSIGIASLVLEGRSSALDDSSIHASSHGSGGGGDGGGGGGTGAGGAGGSSNGGATDEDGGFCGKKRPSSSTTSSSSAGGPSGGGSASSSGASTLQECSLLAITEAHKLANATTTNCHMTDASQRINLKLQQIRSSCPGTSKDEVHHLVTVSGEPGSGRGRSTMDDGESPYGDMMYGVETFVNIASSWSHEAGPSASSSAVIYSGFEKMNVLGTVSPIKNHPIGNSFINFSSSSPNSSMAAAAAAAAAVASSASHSRKSTGSSSSIKQQQQQQQRPREGPHCEQFLKKIGLNKPDSSEGPEHCCSYRNKYCLRWQVYFKQLSTILTNGEAVCIEVYLGPENHTILLEQWILKLVMTKSPTTMTLQSLCAAIRSQLYFSQISAWTDLIKNSLEPEIFNHPRIKNVSPMMKGPSSAANATTTGKASFLSQQAKLDILFRIRTYDSTACFNEKPLVHNFPDASVADGFVIQVCLKSLPRLDRIPGIHAALDATKMIGATGTAGILSGDRLDRLPCHEKGKHRCAFREFELDDDEEGEADDPRMGEGDEGIPGMLLTSAAAISHREKQLLKYKKRMQKREKKKKSSGSSSSSSGSGGSLSTSSRSNTNGARHGSAADSSAYASPMSYSSCSNGSGSGTGGSISKSPAKGPYGIGGAIGNGGTTTVVYPNGTTNGSCTNGNCHNALTSSINSIQPPLYSSNQQQNGGTAMMVCCDDRYQTIAANSKSTQTSAAFPVVTDGAVSFVSSVATQTDGGGATTSANNYCADCCRSRVEEEKSVSSYSAGSINGPVKVVLGTGPVGSSSSSTNSDRHMQYFNDYYTSYDIINDNCDKRHPRPQTASAHHLRVVDAPMETSITTTGREGVAFPEKMVAENGTRPRPCFIVGGDGYEGDEDEGEGAGKASGVIMPNSGGDERPLQKGDLLLQAIQRTATLNSVGGRNKNGGSFATEVNHSQVMDDGGVLSEQKKSGGHALNNNNYVTANNNNIGEGSPKICSKGDREVGIPCDEGGKQKEPNGGNATEHWQHHQHQHEAGDGNGGSAVKCERSECDTFSKEKLDLGDCRLCKRQKTKHNFKLNLTNLLSSAVMKVTSGRDRGLVSVAPPKKPIITTVVDCGSTPPGCRRTLSESLVGHLTLPVGCSKGGAGAHGSMAGEEGACCGGNGREEANNDLYPIGSADISPGDSPMLSSSTGAVGNGGVFTFDQMKSYRRAFSEDVIDTITTSTSNGRSHIVQTSEDSTEEDDDTSGDNENEHELDLCERVPKRCGCNGRLSNGSSPLAMEPSAHTMAHHRAQTSTPAAPRSGAGKCKEPLYISCSETDCSVSTASSVSPHKKQILSCAAISGGGSGSRPLEANRTGGGGSTPNVQQLMQYKSSPKINLNYVFCLSPLARDDSGFTSGSSPATSTSYPATSPIAIDGSGAASGVTPVGNGGAAGCFGSSGSKGPRSQNGGSTSLFRYDFEESPISPISGTIKSKSAPAFPFSPPTTGALSPRFLRNAQQQRLHRTRYPSERSSVSERSSIGSDEQLSDDDLPYLLDSSNGYSPLSRHQLALMSGGSPLKLGQAAITRPSQMLSKVLNRNLFKFGRAPMLGTLEESLLQRRLSPKFQVADFKVLLGASGSFCPTQLTIPVASYFYELPGQHLTTPYVCELRLPRKGYSIPRTGTVQATLLNPLGTVVRMFVVPYDFRDMPAMSTTFIRQRILACDESSLKLLGKNIEQLSNAEQMKLLRYAIHLRFQTSRSGKLSLHTDIRLLISRRTDCDTAAAHAKNLLESPNELKVVTIVPENPKFSLRIDKQ, from the exons ATGCACAGCGGTAGCTCCATATCACCGAAACACCCCGCCATTCCGGTTTCGATCGGCATCGCCTCGCTGGTGCTGGAGGGACGATCGTCCGCGCTCGATGACAGCTCGATCCACGCCAGCTCCCATGGCTCTGGAGGtggtggcgatggtggtggaggaggcggAACGGGAGCTGGCGGAGCGGGAGGATCTTCGAACGGTGGCGCGACCGACGAGGATGGTGGGTTTTGTGGCAAAAAGCGACCATCTTCTTCGACCACCTCATCTTCATCGGCTGGAGGACCCTCCGGGGGAGGCAGCGCATCGTCGTCGGGTGCGTCCACACTGCAGGAGTGCAGTCTGCTGGCCATCACCGAGGCGCACAAGCTGGCCAACGCCACGACCACCAACTGTCACATGACGGATGCATCGCAGCGTATTAATCTGAAGCTGCAGCAGATCCGCTCCTCCTGCCCTGGGACGAGCAAAGACGAGGTGCACCATCTGGTGACGGTGTCCGGGGAACCGGGCAGTGGCCGGGGCCGCTCAACGATGGACGATGGCGAGAGTCCGTACGGCGATATGATGTACGGTGTCGAAACGTTCGTAAATATCGCGTCGTCTTGGTCACACGAAGCCGGCCCATCCGCGTCGTCCTCCGCTGTCATCTATAGTGGATTCGAGAAGATGAACGTGCTCGGTACCGTGTCACCGATCAAGAATCACCCGATCGGTAACAGCTTCATCAACTTTTCCTCATCCTCACCCAACTCATCAatggcggcagcggcggccgcAGCAGCTGCCGTGGCATCCTCGGCTTCCCACTCGCGTAAATCAACCGGCAGCAGTAGTTCTAtcaagcaacaacagcagcagcagcaacgcccCCGGGAAGGCCCTCACTGTGAGCAGTTTCTGAAGAAGATTGGCCTGAACAAACCCGATAGCTCCGAAGGGCCCGAGCATTGCTGTAGTTATCGTAATAAATAC TGTCTTCGTTGGCAGGTTTACTTCAAGCAGCTTTCGACGATCCTGACGAACGGTGAAGCGGTGTGCATTGAGGTGTACCTTGGTCCGGAAAACCACACAATCCTTTTGGAACAATGGATTTTGAAGCTAGTGATGAC GAAATCGCCCACCACTATGACCCTGCAGTCGCTGTGCGCCGCCATTCGTAGCCAGCTGTACTTCTCCCAGATCTCCGCCTGGACGGATCTGATCAAGAACTCGCTGGAACCGGAAATTTTTAACCATCCGCGCatcaaaaatgtttccccGATGATGAAGGGTCCTTCTTCCGCGGccaacgccaccaccaccggcaaaGCTTCCTTTCTATCTCAGCAGGCCAAACTGGACATACTGTTCCGCATTCGCACGTACGATAGCACTGCATGCTTTAACGAGAAACCGCTCGTACACAACTTCCCGGACGCGAGCGTGGCCGACGGGTTTGTTATACAGGTATGCCTGAAAAGTTTGCCCCGCCTGGACCGCATCCCGGGCATCCACGCGGCGCTCGATGCGACTAAAATGATCGGCGCCACCGGCACGGCCGGGATACTGTCGGGCGATCGACTGGATCGGCTTCCGTGCCACGAGAAGGGCAAGCATCGGTGCGCCTTTCGGGAGTTCGAGCTGGACGATGACGAGGAGGGCGAGGCCGATGATCCGCGCATGGGAGAAGGGGACGAAGGGATACCGGGTATGTTGCTCACATCGGCGGCCGCCATCAGCCATCGTGAGAAGCAGCTGCTAAAGTACAAGAAGCGCATGCAGAagcgagagaagaaaaagaaatcgtccgggtcgtc tagtagtagtagtggtagtGGTGGAAGCCTCAGCACCAGTAGCCGTAGCAATACCAACGGCGCCAGGCACGGATCCGCAGCGGACAGTTCGGCTTACGCATCACCGATGAGCTACAGTAGTTGTAGCAATGGGAGTGGAAGCGGAACAGGTGGCAGCATCAGCAAATCCCCCGCCAAAGGTCCGTATGGGATCGGTGGTGCGATTGGGAATGGTGGCACCACGACGGTGGTGTATCCGAATGGGACCACCAATGGAAGCTGTACCAATGGAAACTGCCACAATGCTTTAACGTCCTCAATCAATTCGATCCAGCCCCCACTGTACTCCTCGAACCAACAGCAAAACGGCGGTACTGCGATGATGGTCTGCTGTGATGATCGGTACCAAACGATCGCCGCCAATTCTAAGTCCACACAGACGTCGGCTGCATTCCCAGTGGTCACTGATGGTGCTGTGTCATTTGTTTCATCCGTCGCCACACAAACCGACGGTGGTGGGGCTACGACTTCGGCGAACAATTATTGTGCCGACTGCTGTCGATCTCgggtggaggaggaaaaatccGTGTCTAGTTATTCCGCTGGCAGCATAAACGGTCCCGTGAAGGTGGTTCTAGGAACGGGCCCCGTCGgtagcagcagtagtagcacAAACAGTGATAGACATATGCAATATTTTAACGATTACTATACATCTTACGATATTATCAATGATAACTGTGATAAACGTCATCCAAGGCCGCAAACAGCAAGTGCCCACCACTTGCGGGTGGTGGATGCACCGATGGAAActtccatcaccaccaccgggaGGGAAGGCGTAGCGTTCCCTGAGAAGATGGTGGCCGAAAACGGTACTCGTCCACGACCGTGCTTCATAGTCGGTGGCGATGGCTACGAGGGAGACGAAGATGAGGGCGAAGGCGCTGGTAAGGCCAGTGGTGTAATCATGCCAAACAGTGGAGGAGACGAACGTCCACTGCAAAAGGGTGACCTTTTACTTCAAGCCATCCAAAGAACTGCCACCCTGAACAGTGTTGGTGGAAGGAACAAGAACGGAGGTTCGTTTGCGACGGAAGTCAATCACTCCCAGGTGAtggatgatggtggtgtgcTATCggagcagaaaaaaagtgGTGGTCATGCATTAAATAACAACAACTACGTTACGGCAAACAACAATAACATCGGAGAGGGTAGCCCGAAAATTTGCTCCAAAGGTGATCGAGAGGTGGGCATACCCTGTGACGAAGGCGGGAAACAAAAGGAACCCAACGGCGGTAATGCCACCGAGCACTGgcaacaccaccaacaccagcacgAAGCTGGCGATGGAAACGGTGGGTCGGCGGTAAAGTGTGAAAGAAGCGAATGTGATACCTTCAGCAAGGAAAAGTTAGACTTAGGTGACTGTCGTCTGTGTAAGcgacaaaaaacgaaacataattttaaactGAATCTTACCAACCTACTATCGTCGGCGGTTATGAAGGTGACATCTGGTCGCGACCGCGGGCTGGTATCGGTGGCCCCTCCGAAAAAACCGATCATCACGACGGTCGTTGACTGTGGCTCGACACCGCCCGGTTGCCGGCGAACGCTGTCGGAAAGCCTGGTCGGTCATCTTACCCTTCCCGTTGGATGTTCGAAGGGTGGCGCTGGAGCACACGGATCCATGGCGGGAGAGGAGGGAGCCTGTTGCGGTGGTAACGGCCGAGAGGAAGCCAACAACGATCTTTACCCGATCGGTAGTGCGGACATCAGTCCGGGCGATAGTCCGATGTTGAGCAGCTCGACTGGAGCCGTCGGAAACGGTGGCGTTTTTACCTTCGATCAGATGAAATCGTATCGGCGTGCGTTTTCCGAAGATGTTATCGATACAATCACCACCAGTACGAGCAATGGTCGCAGCCACATCGTCCAAACCTCGGAGGATAGCACCGAGGAAGATGATGATACGAGTGGAGACAATGAGAACGAGCACGAACTAGATCTATGCGAGCGTGTTCCGAAACGATGCGGTTGTAATGGGCGTCTCTCCAACGGAAGTAGTCCGCTCGCGATGGAACCGAGCGCCCACACTATGGCACACCATCGGGCGCAAACCTCCACACCTGCGGCACCAAGAAGTGGTGCaggaaaatgcaaagaacCACTTTACATCAGCTGCTCGGAGACGGATTGTTCCGTCAGCACGGCAAGCAGTGTATCGCCGCACAAAAAGCAAATCCTTAGCTGTGCCGCGATCAGTGGAGGAGGTTCCGGAAGCCGACCTTTGGAGGCCAATAGGACGGGAGGAGGTGGAAGTACGCCCAACGTACAGCAGCTGATGCAGTATAAATCTTCGCCAAAAATCAATCTAAATTACGTCTTCTGCTTGTCACCGCTGGCACGCGACGATTCCGGTTTTACCAGTGGTAGTAGCCCGGCTACCTCGACCAGCTACCCTGCCACATCTCCAATTGCCATTGATGGCAGTGGAGCGGCGTCGGGGGTAACTCCCGTAGGCAATGGTGGAGCGGCAGGTTGTTTCGGGTCCTCAGGTTCGAAAGGTCCTCGAAGTCAGAACGGTGGGAGCACCAGTCTTTTCCGCTACGACTTCGAAGAAAGCCCAATCAGTCCCATTTCGGGCACGATAAAATCCAAGTCCGCCCCGgcgtttccgttttccccaCCCACCACCGGTGCCCTGTCTCCACGGTTTCTGCGCAACGCCCAACAGCAGCGTCTCCATCGCACGCGCTATCCGTCGGAGCGTTCATCAGTCTCGGAGCGGTCATCGATCGGCTCGGATGAACAGCTGTCGGACGACGATCTGCCATACCTGCTCGACTCGTCAAATGGCTACAGTCCTCTTTCGAGACACCAGCTGGCACTGATGAGTGGTGGATCGCCGTTGAAATTGGGACAAGCTGCGATAACCCGCCCGTCACAAATGCTCAGCAAGGTTCTGAATCGAAATCTGTTCAAGTTTGGCCGAGCGCCGATGCTCGGTACGCTCGAGGAGTCGTTGCTGCAGCGTCGCCTGAGCCCAAAGTTTCAAGTCGCCGATTTTAAGGTGCTACTGGGGGCCTCTGGAAGCTTCTGCCCCACGCAGCTAACCATCCCGGTCGCTTCCTACTTCTATGAGCTCCCCGGACAACATCTCACCACACCTTATGTG TGTGAATTACGTCTTCCAAGAAAGGGATACTCGATACCGCGCACTGGCACCGTCCAGGCAACGTTGCTCAACCCACTCGGAACAGTGGTGCGGATGTTTGTCGTGCCGTACGACTTTCGCGATATGCCGGCAATGTCGACTACCTTCATCCGACAGCGTATACTAGCTTGCGACGAGAGCAGCCTGAAGTTGCTTGGCAAAAACATCGAACAGCTTAGCAACGCCGAACAGATGAAGCTGCTGCGCTATGCAATCCATTTGCG GTTTCAAACGTCGCGATCGGGAAAGTTGTCACTGCACACCGACATCCGTCTGCTGATATCCCGCCGCACGGACTGTGATACGGCTGCTGCCCATGCGAAAAATCTGCTCGAGTCCCCGAACGAACTGAAAGTGGTTACCATTGTACCGGAGAATCCCAAGTTTAGTTTACGTATCGATAAGCAGTAA